The following is a genomic window from Collimonas fungivorans Ter331.
GTTGATCGTGAAGCCTCTACACTTTGTTTCATCGATGGACGCAACACACAAGCAACCGCAGCAAATGCAAGTGCGCCGCTCACCGAGGCAGGACCCGACGGGCTGCACCAAGCCTGTTCCGCCGAGCCCGCTGCCATCAACCTTATCGGAGAAAAAGATGAACATGAAACAAGTTATCGCAGGTTTTGCAATTTTGGCTGCCGCTGGCAGCGCTTTGGCCGACGCTCCATATCCTCCTGAAACACCGTTTGCGTCGACCAAATCGCGCGCCGATGTCCAGGCTGAACTGGTGCAGGCCCAGAAAGACGGTTCGCTGGCAGTGGCCCGCAACCAGTACCCTGTCGTTGCAGCCGTAGGCCAGCCGGAAACCCGTGCCGAGGTAGTGAGCCAGCTCAACAAGGCAGAGCCGTCGGTCTATAACGGCAACTAAGCTGCAATTAAGTTGTAGAAGCATCTGATGCAACACTGATCCAGCGAGTTTCAGAGTTACACAAAACGCCAGCCTAGCTGGCGTTTTGCTATTATTCAGTCACATCCTCGTTCACCGCGTAACCCGGGGTTTTAGTGTAGTGCAAGCGCTGCCGGCAAATAAGCGTTCAGACCTCTCTAATCATTACAATTTGGGTTCCCATGCGGTCATATCCTGTCTT
Proteins encoded in this region:
- a CDS encoding DUF4148 domain-containing protein, with the protein product MKQVIAGFAILAAAGSALADAPYPPETPFASTKSRADVQAELVQAQKDGSLAVARNQYPVVAAVGQPETRAEVVSQLNKAEPSVYNGN